The genomic segment GGGATGATGCGATCCATCATATCGGGAAAGCTGGCCGCCCATTCATAGGTCTGCAAACCGCCCATCGACGGCCCCATCACCGCATGCAGATGGGCGATGCCGAGATGATCGAGCAGCGCTTTCTGCACGCGCACGAAATCAGCGATGGTGACGAAGGGAAAGGACAGGCCGTAGGGCTTGCCGGTGGCCGGATCCGTGCTCGCAGGGCCGGTCGTCGTCACCGTGCGATCATAAGCACTGAGATTGACCAGCGTGTCGCTCGACACGACGAAATAGCGGTCGGTGTCGATCGGCTTGCCGGGGCCGATCAGATAATCCCAATAACCGGGCAACACATCGCTTTCGCGATAGCGCCCGGCGGCGTGGCTGGTGCCTGAGAAATAATGGCAGATCAGGATCGCATTGGAGCGCTCGGCATTGAGCGCGCCATAGGTCTCGTAGCCGACCCGCACATCCTGGATCGTCGCGCCGCTCACTGTTTCCAGCCGCGGCAGTTCGAAGACGCGCTTCTCGACGATCATGCCTAAACGTGACGACTAGAACGGGATGTCGTCGTCGATCGGCGCCGGGGCGCGGCTGCCACCACCGCCACCACCACCCGACGGGGCGCGACGCTGTTCCATCGGCGAGGAGCGACCAAATTCGCCGCCGCCACCACCGCCGCTGAAGGAGCCACGCTCCTCGCTGTCGCGACGGCTGTCGAGCAGGGTCAACTCGCCACGGAACCGCTGCAACACGACTTCGGTCGACTTGCGCTGGTTGCCGTCCTTGTCGGTGTATTCGCGGGTCTGCAATTGCCCTTCGAGGTAAACCTTCGTGCCCTTCTTGCAATATTGCTCGGCGATCTTGCCCAGGGCTTCATTGAAAATGACGACATTGTGCCATTCGGTCCGGTCCTTGCGCTCGCCGGTGGCCTTGTCGCGCCAGGATTCGGTCGTGGCGACGGAAAAATTGACCACCGCATCGCCATTGCCCGTGCGCCGCACTTCAGGATCACGGCCAAGATTGCCGATCAGAATGACCTTGTTGACGCTGCCCGCCATAACGCTCTCCATATTGCCAGGATCACCGTGACCTAGGATCGAAAAGATCCCCAATCGAACATGTGATCGATTTCCATCTGGAGCGGGATTGCCGTCGCATCCCGCTCTGGCGCGTCCGCTCCGCGTCGCGCCACATGCTTCTCTCGTAAACTGTCCCGATGCCGGCCGTGAGCGCCGCCTGCCAGGGGCGACCTGTTGTCCACAGCGCTCGACAGGACCGGAACAATGTTCTATATTTGTTCTAGTCGATTAGCATCCGCGTTGCAAGCACTGACAGAAACGAGCACCTATATAGGGTGAAGCTTGTGAATATCGGGGCTGCGACATGGCATTGCCCGATCCGCACCCTACATTCACGGAACCCCAATCCGCCGGACCGCCCCATGAAAGATGCTAAGCCGCGCGCTAAAACCGCGCGCAGCCCGAAAGCCCAATCGGACGCCAAATCGGTCGCCAAGCCTTCGGTCGCCAAACCATCGGCAACCAAGCCTGCCGCCGCCCCGTCCCTGCCCGGCCTCAGCCGGTCCGTTGCCGCGCCTGTCGACATGCGCTCGATTACCGTGCGCGGTGCGCGCGAGCACAATCTCAAGAATGTCGACCTGACCATTCCGCGCGACAAGCTGGTGGTGTTCACCGGCCTGTCGGGCTCCGGCAAGTCGTCGCTCGCCTTCGACACGATCTATGCCGAAGGGCAGCGGCGCTATGTGGAATCCCTGTCGGCCTATGCCCGGCAGTTTCTGGAAATGATGCAGAAGCCGGACGTCGACCAGATCGACGGCCTGTCGCCAGCCATTTCCATCGAACAGAAGACCACCTCGAAGAACCCGCGCTCCACCGTCGGCACGGTGACCGAGATCCACGACTATATGCGCCTGCTGTGGGCGCGCGTCGGCATTCCCTATTCGCCGGCAACGGGCCTGCCGATCGAAAGCCAGACCGTCAGCCAGATGGTCGACCGGGTGCTGGCGCTGCCGGATAAGTCGCGGCTCTATCTGCTGGCGCCGGTGGTGCGCGGACGCAAGGGCGAGTTCCGTAAGGAGATCGCCGAATATATGAAGCGCGGCTTCCAGCGCCTGCGGGTCAACGGCACCTATTACGAGATCGCCGACGCGCCGACCCTCGACAAGAAGTTCAAGCACGAGATCGACGTCGTGGTCGACCGTATCGTCGTGCGGCCGGATATCGCCGCGCGCCTGGCGGAATCGATGGAGACGGCGCTGGAACTGGCCGACGGCATCGCCGTCGTCGAATTCGCCGATGAGAAGGACGCCAAGGGCGAGCCCAAGCGCATCCTGTTCTCATCGAAATTCGCCTGCCCGGTCTCCGGCTTCACCATTCCGGAAATCGAGCCGCGCCTGTTCTCGTTCAACAATCCGTTCGGCGCCTGTCCGGTCTGTTCCGGCCTCGGCTTCGAGCAGAAGATCGATTCAGATCTCGTCGTGCCCGATGGCAAGGTGACCCTGCGCAAGGGCGCCATCGCGCCCTGGGCCAAGTCCTCTTCGCCCTATTATCTGCAAACCTTGGAAGCGCTGAGCAAGCAATACAAGTTCCGCCTCGACGAGCCATGGGACAGCTTGCCGAAGAAGGCACGCGATGTGATCCTGTTCGGCTCCGGCGAGGAGGAAGTTAAATTCGCTTATGACGACGGGCTGCGCGCCTATCAGGTGAAGAAGCCGTTCGAGGGCGTGGTGCGCAATCTCGAGCGCCGCTATCTCGAAACCGAAAGCGAATGGGCGCGCGAGGAAATCGGCCGCTATATGGCTGATACCCCCTGCGCCGCCTGCCAAGGCCATCGCCTGAAGCCGGAAGCGCTCGCCGTGAAGATCGACGGCAAGCATATTGGCGAGATCGCCCAGCTTTCCGTGCGCCATGCCGCGCAATGGGCGACCGACCTGCCGCAGCATCTCGACAAGAAGCGCAACGAGATC from the Beijerinckia sp. 28-YEA-48 genome contains:
- the ssb gene encoding single-stranded DNA-binding protein, with product MAGSVNKVILIGNLGRDPEVRRTGNGDAVVNFSVATTESWRDKATGERKDRTEWHNVVIFNEALGKIAEQYCKKGTKVYLEGQLQTREYTDKDGNQRKSTEVVLQRFRGELTLLDSRRDSEERGSFSGGGGGGEFGRSSPMEQRRAPSGGGGGGGSRAPAPIDDDIPF